One region of Gossypium raimondii isolate GPD5lz chromosome 6, ASM2569854v1, whole genome shotgun sequence genomic DNA includes:
- the LOC105772807 gene encoding synaptotagmin-5 encodes MGFIVGVVIGFVVGFAIIVLFVRNENTRSKLRNDLATTVAAFARMTVEDSRKILPADFYPSWVVFSQRQKLTWLNQHLTKIWPYVDEAASDLIKTSVEPVLEQYRPIILSSLKFSRFTLGTVAPQFTGVSIIEDEADSVTMELEMQWDANSSIILDIKTYLGVSLPVQVKDIGFTGVFRLIFKPLVNEFPCFGAVCFSLRKKKKLDFTLKVIGGDISTIPGLSDAIESTIRDAIEDNIMWPVRKIIPILPGDYSDLELKPVGILEVKLVQARDLTNKDIIGKSDPYAVLYVRPLPDKTKKSKTINNELNPIWNEHYEFVIEDATTQHLVVRIYDDEGVQASELIGCAEVLLRDLEPGKVKDVWLNLVKDLEIQRDTKYRGQVHLELLYCPFGMENGFTNPFSSNFSMTSLEKVIKSGANGIDAIENEKAVTQKKKEVIIRGVLSVTVISAEDLPIVDLMGKADPYVVLTMKKSEAKHKTRVVNDSLNPVWNQTFDFVVEDGLHDMLILEVWDHDTFGKDYMGRCILTLTRVILEGEYKDTLQVEGAKSGKLNLHLKWMPQPILRDSGSEF; translated from the exons ATGGGATTCATCGTCGGAGTGGTGATCGGGTTTGTCGTCGGCTTTGCTATCATAGTTCTCTTTGTTCGGAACGAGAACACTCGATCCAAGCTTCGAAATGATCTC GCAACGACGGTGGCTGCTTTTGCGAGAATGACAGTGGAAGATTCGAGAAAGATCTTGCCTGCAGATTTCTACCCATCTTGGGTTGTCTTCTCGCAGCGCCAGAAGTTGACTTGGCTTAATCAGCACCTTACTAAGATATGGCCTTACGTTGATGAG GCAGCATCTGATCTGATAAAGACTTCGGTGGAGCCGGTGCTTGAACAATATAGGCCGATTATATTGTCTTCTTTGAAGTTTTCTAGGTTTACTCTTGGCACTGTTGCACCTCAGTTTACTG GAGTAAGTATTATTGAAGATGAAGCTGATAGCGTTACAATGGAGTTGGAAATGCAGTGGGATGCAAATTCAAGTATAATACTAGATATCAAGACTTATCTTGGTGTATCACTACCTGTGCAG GTGAAAGATATTGGATTTACTGGAGTTTTCAGGTTGATATTTAAGCCCCTGGTGAATGAGTTTCCTTGCTTTGGAGCTGTTTGTTTTTCTCTGAGAAAAAAG AAAAAGTTGGATTTCACCCTGAAAGTCATTGGTGGTGACATATCAACTATTCCAGGACTTTCTGATGCTATTGAG AGCACAATACGGGATGCTATAGAAGATAATATCATGTGGCCTGTAAGAAAAATTATACCGATTTTGCCTGGTGATTATAG TGATTTGGAGTTAAAGCCAGTTGGAATACTAGAGGTGAAGCTTGTCCAGGCTCGGGACTTAACAAACAAAGATATTATTGGGAAATCGGATCCGTATGCTGTATTATATGTACGCCCTTTACctgacaaaacaaaaaaaagtaaaacaatt AACAATGAGCTGAATCCTATATGGAATGAACACTATGAATTTGTCATTGAGGATGCTACAACTCAGCACCTGGTGGTAAGAATCTATGATGATGAGGGGGTTCAGGCATCTGAGCTCATCGGATGTGCTGAAGTACTCTTAAGGGATCTTGAACCTGGTAAAGTGAAGGATGTCTGGTTGAATCTGGTTAAAGACTTGGAGATCCAGAGAGATACAAAGTACAGGGGGCAG GTGCACTTGGAGCTTTTGTACTGTCCCTTTGGCATGGAGAATGGTTTTACAAACCCCTTTTCCTCCAACTTTTCAATGACCTCCTTGGAGAAGGTTATTAAAAGTGGAGCAAATGGAATAGATgcaattgaaaatgagaaagcAGTCACAcagaagaaaaaggaagttaTTATTAGAGGAGTACTATCAGTCACAGTGATATCTGCAGAAGATTTGCctattgtagatttaatgggAAAGGCTGATCCCTATGTTGTGCTCACGATGAAGAAGTCagaggcaaaacacaaaactagg GTTGTGAATGACAGCTTGAATCCAGTTTGGAATCAAACTTTCGACTTTGTCGTCGAGGACGGATTACATGATATGCTAATCCTTGAAGTCTGGGACCATGACACTTTTGGGAAG GACTACATGGGGAGGTGCATTTTGACATTGACTAGAGTTATATTGGAAGGAGAATACAAAGATACTCTCCAGGTAGAGGGAGCTAAATCAGGGAAATTGAATCTGCACCTTAAATGGATGCCACAGCCGATTTTACGTGATTCAGGTTCTGAGTTCTAA